From Dehalococcoidia bacterium, a single genomic window includes:
- a CDS encoding hydantoinase B/oxoprolinase family protein produces the protein MAVDAVSLEVFRNLFASVAEEMGVSLGRTAFSPNIKERKDYSCAVFDPQGNMVAQAAHIPVHLGSMPASVQAAIANFTFSPGDIVILNDPYMGGTHLNDVTLVAPVFVGDTLVGFVGNRGHHADIGGMTPGSLPLSTELYQEGFIFPPIKLAKAGVLNEEVITLFCRNSRTPEERKGDLAAQIAACKTGERRLQDLVHRYGWETVREHMAALLDYAERLTRAAIRQMPKGTYTFRDYMDDDGLSDEPVPIQVTVRILDDTIEFDWTGTSPQRPGCTNTPLAVAVSAVLYVVRCIVGEQVPANQGILRAVRIIAPEGSLVNPRPPAAVAGGNVETSQRLVDVLMGALAQALPHLIPAASQGTMNNVLVGGHDPIRNKSFAYYETIAGGMGARPTKDGISAVHTHMTNTMNTPIEALEMVYPMRVRRYTVRRGSGGRGKYQGGDGIIRDLEFLAPATVTVLTERRRMRPWGLQGGEPGQPGENILLKGGEEEVRLPPKVTLRVEPGDVLSIRTPGGGGWGTPDEPTPEARGEG, from the coding sequence ATGGCTGTAGACGCCGTCTCCCTAGAGGTGTTCCGCAACCTGTTCGCCTCGGTGGCGGAGGAGATGGGGGTCTCCCTGGGGCGCACCGCCTTTTCCCCCAACATCAAGGAGCGCAAGGACTACTCGTGCGCCGTGTTTGACCCCCAGGGAAATATGGTGGCCCAGGCGGCCCACATCCCCGTGCACCTGGGATCCATGCCCGCCTCGGTGCAGGCGGCCATCGCCAACTTCACCTTCTCCCCCGGGGACATCGTCATCCTCAACGACCCATATATGGGAGGCACGCACCTCAACGATGTCACCCTGGTGGCCCCTGTGTTTGTGGGGGATACTCTGGTGGGGTTTGTGGGCAACCGGGGGCATCACGCCGACATTGGGGGGATGACGCCGGGCTCCCTGCCCCTGTCCACCGAACTGTATCAGGAGGGGTTTATCTTCCCACCTATCAAGCTGGCCAAGGCGGGGGTGCTCAACGAAGAGGTGATTACCCTGTTCTGTCGGAACTCTCGCACCCCCGAGGAGCGGAAGGGGGATCTGGCGGCCCAGATCGCCGCCTGTAAGACGGGGGAGCGCCGCCTGCAGGACCTGGTGCACCGCTACGGGTGGGAGACGGTGCGGGAGCATATGGCGGCCCTGTTGGACTACGCCGAGCGCCTGACCCGTGCCGCCATTCGCCAGATGCCCAAGGGCACCTACACCTTCCGCGACTATATGGACGACGATGGACTCAGTGACGAGCCGGTGCCCATTCAGGTAACGGTGCGCATTCTGGACGATACGATAGAGTTTGACTGGACGGGCACCAGCCCGCAGCGCCCCGGGTGCACCAATACGCCGTTGGCGGTGGCAGTGTCGGCGGTGCTGTATGTGGTGCGGTGCATTGTGGGGGAGCAGGTGCCCGCCAATCAGGGTATCCTGCGGGCCGTGCGCATCATCGCTCCCGAAGGGTCGCTGGTGAACCCCCGACCCCCTGCTGCCGTGGCAGGAGGGAATGTGGAGACCTCCCAGCGCCTGGTGGATGTGCTGATGGGGGCCTTGGCCCAGGCCCTGCCCCATCTTATCCCCGCCGCCAGCCAGGGGACCATGAACAATGTGCTGGTGGGAGGGCACGACCCCATTCGCAACAAGTCCTTCGCCTACTACGAGACCATCGCGGGGGGGATGGGAGCGCGCCCCACCAAAGACGGTATCTCGGCTGTGCACACCCATATGACCAACACCATGAACACCCCCATAGAGGCCTTGGAGATGGTGTATCCGATGCGGGTGCGCCGCTATACGGTGCGGCGGGGGTCGGGGGGGCGCGGCAAATACCAGGGCGGGGACGGCATCATCCGCGACCTGGAGTTTTTGGCTCCGGCGACGGTCACGGTGCTGACGGAACGCCGGCGGATGCGTCCGTGGGGCCTGCAGGGGGGCGAGCCGGGCCAGCCGGGGGAGAACATCCTGCTAAAGGGGGGCGAGGAGGAGGTGCGCTTGCCTCCCAAGGTTACCCTGCGGGTGGAGCCTGGGGATGTGTTGAGCATCCGCACGCCCGGAGGCGGCGGATGGGGCACACCTGACGAGCCCACACCAGAGGCAAGGGGTGAAGGATGA
- the mnmA gene encoding tRNA 2-thiouridine(34) synthase MnmA, whose translation MLGGCWGWGVQPRARTTHPSNTLSTRARIAPLPLRKRLGHGWGSPLSAPSATDSIHAILKRGTTAMSQKRVIVAMSGGVDSSVAALLLKQAGYQVVGVTLRLFTLYRPTAAPLSRSCCSLEDIHDARRVCQVLDIPHYVLNAEREFRTFVVDYFVGEYQRGRTPNPCIACNDRIKFAFLLQRAMALGADLVATGHYARVVERHGVYSLLKAVDESKDQSYVLFGLGQEQLARLLFPIGWYSKAEVRQIAQTAGLPVARKPDSQEICFVLSGDYREFLRQHGVGRPGDIVDTEGRVLGRHEGVEFFTIGQRRGLGVARGTPLYVVGIDAPRARVIVGPEEALYQQSLRAEGVNWVEGPPGAPVEAQVKVRYKAPAVAATITPIGSDTAMVAFHEPQRAITPGQAVVFYEGERVLGGGFIASPYPQDTPAPSVSAGVCTVGAS comes from the coding sequence ATGCTCGGGGGCTGCTGGGGGTGGGGCGTCCAGCCCAGAGCCAGGACCACGCACCCCAGCAACACGCTAAGCACTAGAGCACGCATCGCTCCCCTTCCCCTGAGAAAACGCCTGGGGCATGGGTGGGGTTCCCCCCTGTCCGCCCCCAGCGCTACCGATAGTATCCATGCTATCCTAAAAAGGGGAACAACGGCTATGTCCCAGAAGCGCGTGATTGTCGCCATGAGCGGTGGGGTGGACTCCTCGGTGGCCGCCCTGCTCCTTAAGCAGGCGGGCTACCAGGTGGTGGGGGTGACTTTGCGCCTGTTCACCCTCTATCGGCCCACCGCCGCCCCCCTCAGTCGCTCCTGCTGCTCCCTGGAGGACATCCACGACGCCCGGCGGGTGTGCCAGGTGTTGGATATCCCCCATTATGTGCTGAACGCCGAGCGGGAGTTCCGCACCTTTGTGGTGGACTACTTCGTTGGTGAATATCAGCGGGGGCGCACGCCCAACCCCTGTATCGCCTGCAACGACCGCATTAAGTTCGCCTTCCTTCTTCAGCGGGCCATGGCTTTAGGGGCCGACCTGGTGGCCACAGGCCACTATGCCCGTGTGGTAGAGCGCCACGGCGTCTATTCCCTCCTCAAGGCAGTGGACGAGAGCAAAGACCAGTCTTATGTGCTGTTCGGCCTCGGGCAGGAGCAGTTGGCCCGCCTGCTGTTCCCTATCGGCTGGTACAGCAAGGCGGAGGTGCGCCAGATAGCCCAGACGGCCGGCCTGCCCGTGGCCCGCAAGCCCGACAGCCAGGAAATCTGCTTTGTCCTCTCCGGGGACTACCGGGAGTTCCTGCGTCAGCACGGCGTGGGACGCCCAGGCGACATCGTGGACACCGAGGGACGCGTGCTAGGGCGCCACGAGGGGGTGGAGTTCTTCACCATCGGCCAGCGGCGTGGGCTGGGCGTGGCCCGTGGCACGCCCCTCTATGTAGTAGGCATCGACGCCCCACGCGCCCGGGTCATCGTGGGGCCAGAGGAGGCCCTCTACCAGCAGAGCCTGCGGGCTGAGGGCGTGAACTGGGTGGAGGGGCCTCCTGGAGCCCCCGTTGAGGCCCAGGTCAAGGTGCGTTACAAGGCCCCGGCCGTAGCGGCCACCATCACCCCCATCGGCTCCGATACCGCCATGGTCGCCTTCCACGAGCCTCAGAGGGCCATCACCCCAGGGCAGGCGGTAGTGTTCTACGAGGGGGAGCGTGTCCTGGGAGGGGGGTTCATCGCCAGCCCCTACCCCCAGGATACCCCTGCACCGTCAGTTTCGGCAGGGGTCTGCACCGTCGGGGCCTCCTAA
- a CDS encoding trypsin-like peptidase domain-containing protein — translation MARNAQRSLAALQGLSEALVALAERVRPSVVSLHLLRHPRQGDEEAVVGAGSGVVLSSDGFILTNSHVARSASGFRALFTDGRTLHAEVVGADPHTDIAVLRVPASDLQPAQLGDSDALRVGEIVLAIGNPLGLEATVTMGVVSALGRSLRSLTGRLIENIVQTDAALNPGSSGGALVDTKGQVVGITTAIVAGAQGICFAIPINTAQWVAGELMREGRVRRAWLGIAVHPVALAPEVVVRWGIPERTGVRIVQVVPGGPADRAGLARGDVIIGLGDTPIPSVDAVHRLLTRNAIGKRMPVAILREGELFRTTVVPIEEPVE, via the coding sequence GTGGCCCGTAATGCACAGCGTTCCCTGGCTGCCCTCCAGGGTCTTTCAGAGGCGTTGGTGGCCCTGGCAGAGCGGGTGCGTCCCTCGGTGGTGAGTCTGCACCTGCTACGCCATCCCCGGCAGGGGGATGAGGAGGCCGTTGTGGGGGCTGGGTCTGGGGTGGTGCTCTCCTCCGACGGCTTTATCCTGACCAACAGCCATGTGGCCCGCTCCGCCTCGGGCTTTCGCGCCCTTTTTACCGACGGGCGCACTCTCCACGCCGAGGTGGTCGGAGCGGATCCCCATACCGACATCGCCGTGTTGCGGGTGCCCGCCAGCGACCTCCAGCCCGCCCAGTTGGGGGACTCCGATGCTCTGCGGGTGGGGGAGATTGTGCTGGCCATCGGCAATCCCCTGGGCCTGGAGGCTACCGTAACCATGGGTGTGGTGAGTGCTCTGGGGCGCTCTTTACGGAGCCTTACGGGGCGCCTTATTGAGAACATTGTGCAAACCGATGCGGCCCTCAACCCGGGGAGCAGTGGGGGGGCTTTGGTGGACACCAAAGGGCAGGTGGTGGGTATTACCACGGCCATCGTGGCGGGTGCCCAGGGGATTTGCTTCGCCATTCCTATCAACACGGCCCAGTGGGTGGCTGGGGAACTGATGCGGGAGGGGCGGGTGCGCCGGGCGTGGCTGGGCATCGCGGTGCATCCCGTTGCCCTGGCCCCAGAGGTGGTGGTGCGTTGGGGCATTCCCGAGCGCACCGGCGTGCGCATCGTGCAGGTGGTGCCGGGTGGCCCCGCCGATCGGGCCGGCCTGGCGCGGGGAGATGTTATCATCGGTTTGGGCGATACCCCCATCCCCAGCGTGGACGCGGTGCATCGCTTGCTCACCCGCAACGCCATTGGAAAGCGCATGCCGGTGGCCATCCTGCGGGAGGGGGAGTTGTTCCGCACCACGGTGGTGCCTATTGAAGAGCCCGTCGAGTAG
- a CDS encoding DinB family protein, producing MDLREFVRASLERTRQRTLQALQGLTPEQWHWRPYPGANSIAFLVFHIFRVEDRYFHRWLSAEGEVWTKEGWERHILLPPHSPGVDPVWTTGNSWTAADVEAWVPPPMETLLRYGERVRQSAITVLKGLDFSRLDYAPRADRPQFTLAYYLYQASHHEAEHQGQIDYLKGLFPQRRISHG from the coding sequence ATGGACCTGCGGGAGTTTGTGCGGGCGTCTCTGGAACGCACGCGCCAGCGCACCCTTCAAGCCCTCCAAGGCCTCACACCCGAGCAGTGGCACTGGCGTCCCTACCCAGGGGCCAACTCCATCGCCTTCCTGGTGTTCCACATCTTCCGTGTGGAGGACCGTTACTTTCACCGCTGGCTCTCAGCGGAGGGGGAGGTGTGGACAAAAGAGGGATGGGAACGGCACATCCTCTTGCCCCCCCATTCCCCTGGGGTTGACCCCGTCTGGACGACGGGCAACTCCTGGACCGCTGCCGATGTGGAAGCGTGGGTGCCTCCCCCGATGGAGACCCTCCTGCGGTATGGGGAGCGGGTGCGCCAAAGCGCCATCACGGTGCTGAAGGGCCTGGATTTCTCCCGCCTGGACTATGCCCCCCGTGCCGACCGCCCCCAGTTCACCCTCGCCTACTACCTTTACCAGGCCAGCCACCACGAGGCCGAACACCAGGGACAGATAGACTACCTGAAGGGCTTGTTCCCGCAGAGGCGCATCTCACATGGCTAG
- a CDS encoding ABC transporter substrate-binding protein: MVRARLSPIVILGGLLALALLALVGCRAAPAPATPTPTRAPAAPAPVATPTPAPAPAPAPAPGVTPTPTPVVLPTPTPTPAVVEQPRYGGILRAMHRDNPPSLLIHREATISTSWPVMPAYNNLVIFDQSKDRSIPENIVPELAESWEWQDGGRTLVFKLRRNVKWHDGTPFTAKDVKFTFDSIRLDRGIAVNPRRDWYANVASIDTPDDYTVIFRLNRPQPALLQMLASGYTPVMPAHPGSLDALRTNIIGTGPFKLKTFRPGELLELEKNKDYWVPGRPYLDGIRYIIITDRATRYAALRAGQLDIAFPGETTKSLRDTVKAAVPQMVEVRVSTNVYDNILTNFTRPPFTDARVRRAVTLAIDREAYVQAVREGGAIIGAAMLPQPWGYWGLPEERLRKLPGYGDPRAGKEEARRLLAEAGFPTGLDVVMSTRNIALYIDFANFVADQLRQVGIRTTIELVETGVWHPKVTRLEYTLGTNLTGVGIDDPDANFYENYRCGSPRNYSAYCNPEVDRMMDEASATLDVQKRRELVWQIDEKLQIDGARPVTGWTVDYFLFWPHVKGYVPQHVLYNHGRMQDVWLAR; encoded by the coding sequence ATGGTGCGTGCGCGACTATCCCCGATAGTGATTTTGGGCGGTCTGTTGGCTTTGGCTTTGTTGGCGCTGGTGGGATGTCGGGCGGCGCCCGCTCCTGCCACCCCGACCCCGACGCGGGCACCGGCGGCCCCCGCCCCCGTTGCCACCCCCACCCCAGCCCCGGCCCCCGCTCCCGCCCCTGCCCCAGGTGTTACCCCCACCCCCACACCCGTCGTCCTCCCCACACCCACCCCCACCCCCGCCGTGGTGGAACAGCCCCGCTACGGGGGCATCCTGCGGGCCATGCACCGGGATAACCCCCCGTCCCTTCTGATTCACCGGGAGGCGACCATCTCCACCTCCTGGCCGGTGATGCCCGCCTATAACAACCTGGTCATCTTTGACCAGAGCAAGGACCGCTCCATCCCCGAGAACATCGTCCCCGAACTGGCCGAGTCCTGGGAGTGGCAGGATGGGGGGAGAACCCTGGTCTTCAAACTGCGCCGGAATGTCAAGTGGCACGACGGCACCCCCTTCACCGCCAAGGATGTGAAGTTCACCTTTGACAGCATCCGGCTGGACCGGGGCATCGCCGTCAACCCCCGGCGCGACTGGTATGCCAATGTGGCCAGCATAGATACTCCCGACGACTACACTGTCATCTTCCGTCTGAACCGTCCCCAGCCTGCCCTGCTGCAGATGCTGGCCTCGGGCTACACGCCCGTCATGCCCGCTCACCCCGGCAGCCTGGATGCCCTGCGCACCAACATCATCGGCACTGGCCCCTTCAAGCTGAAGACTTTCCGCCCGGGCGAGCTGCTGGAACTGGAGAAGAACAAGGACTACTGGGTGCCCGGCCGACCCTACCTGGACGGCATCCGCTACATCATCATCACCGACCGGGCCACCCGCTACGCCGCCCTACGGGCCGGCCAGTTGGATATCGCCTTCCCCGGCGAGACCACCAAGTCCCTGCGGGACACGGTGAAGGCGGCGGTGCCCCAGATGGTAGAGGTGCGGGTCTCCACCAATGTCTATGACAACATCCTCACCAACTTCACGCGCCCGCCCTTCACCGACGCCCGCGTGCGCCGCGCCGTAACCCTGGCCATTGACCGCGAAGCCTATGTGCAGGCGGTGCGGGAGGGAGGGGCCATCATCGGTGCAGCCATGCTCCCCCAGCCCTGGGGCTACTGGGGCCTGCCCGAGGAGCGCTTGCGCAAACTCCCCGGCTACGGCGATCCCCGCGCAGGCAAGGAGGAGGCCCGGCGCCTCCTGGCCGAGGCCGGCTTCCCCACCGGCTTGGATGTCGTCATGTCCACCCGCAATATCGCCCTCTACATTGACTTCGCCAACTTCGTGGCCGACCAACTGCGCCAGGTGGGCATCCGCACCACCATTGAATTGGTGGAGACGGGCGTCTGGCACCCCAAGGTCACCCGCCTGGAATACACCCTGGGCACCAACCTCACCGGCGTGGGCATTGACGACCCCGACGCCAACTTCTATGAGAACTACCGCTGCGGCTCCCCCCGCAACTACAGCGCCTACTGCAACCCCGAGGTGGACCGCATGATGGACGAGGCCTCGGCCACCTTGGATGTCCAGAAGCGCCGCGAACTGGTGTGGCAGATTGACGAGAAACTGCAGATAGATGGCGCCCGCCCCGTGACGGGCTGGACTGTGGACTACTTCCTGTTCTGGCCCCACGTGAAGGGCTACGTGCCCCAGCACGTGCTCTATAACCACGGGCGCATGCAGGATGTGTGGCTGGCCCGCTAA
- a CDS encoding YraN family protein, with translation MKPPRLALGQRSEHLARRFLEAQGWSTYARNYRTPWGEIDLVMWDGAVLVLVEVRARRSRAFGSPEESLTHRKRMHLLRSAQQVVHDLGFSGDWRVDLVTVSWEKGTPPILTHFPAILEGDASMPR, from the coding sequence ATGAAGCCCCCCCGCCTCGCCCTGGGGCAGCGCAGTGAACACCTGGCCCGCCGTTTTCTGGAGGCGCAAGGATGGAGCACCTACGCCCGCAACTATCGCACCCCCTGGGGGGAGATAGACCTGGTCATGTGGGATGGGGCGGTGCTGGTGCTGGTGGAGGTTCGGGCACGGCGCAGTCGCGCCTTCGGTTCCCCCGAGGAGTCCCTCACCCACCGCAAGCGGATGCACCTGTTGCGCTCGGCCCAACAGGTGGTGCACGATTTGGGCTTCTCGGGCGATTGGAGGGTGGACCTGGTAACGGTAAGCTGGGAGAAGGGCACTCCGCCTATCCTGACCCACTTCCCCGCCATCCTAGAGGGGGACGCGAGCATGCCGAGGTGA
- a CDS encoding MBL fold metallo-hydrolase, translated as MDILWMGHSCFLIRSGEVTLVTDPFAPSLGWSLSPLEVRIVTSSHDHPHHRWLEACQGNYKALLGPGEYEVAGVYIRGYRTPLSKKAGPSGRNTVFVIEMEGLAIAHLGDLASVPASHLVEEIGGVHILLVPVGGMCTLSPREAVETARLLGARAIIPMHYALPGVAVSLHPLEPFLKEAGVGTPTPQPRLAVSRSSLPSEPQVVVLTARSAPGT; from the coding sequence GTGGACATTCTCTGGATGGGCCATTCCTGCTTCCTGATCCGATCGGGCGAGGTCACCCTGGTTACCGATCCCTTTGCCCCCTCCTTGGGGTGGAGCCTGTCCCCCCTGGAGGTGCGCATCGTAACCTCTAGCCACGATCATCCCCATCATCGCTGGCTGGAGGCATGCCAAGGAAACTATAAGGCCCTGCTGGGGCCGGGGGAATACGAAGTGGCGGGGGTATATATCCGTGGCTACCGCACACCCCTGTCCAAAAAGGCGGGCCCCTCCGGCCGCAACACCGTGTTCGTCATCGAAATGGAAGGATTGGCTATCGCCCACCTGGGCGACCTGGCATCCGTGCCGGCCAGCCATCTCGTGGAGGAGATAGGAGGTGTCCACATCCTGCTGGTGCCGGTGGGTGGCATGTGCACCCTTTCCCCCCGGGAGGCGGTGGAGACAGCCCGCCTACTGGGGGCGCGGGCGATCATCCCCATGCATTACGCCTTGCCGGGAGTGGCGGTCTCCCTGCACCCCTTGGAGCCTTTCCTGAAAGAGGCGGGGGTCGGCACCCCGACACCCCAGCCGCGCCTGGCGGTCAGCCGTTCCTCCCTACCCTCCGAGCCTCAAGTGGTGGTCCTGACAGCGCGCAGCGCGCCGGGCACATAG
- a CDS encoding ribonuclease HII, which yields MARSVHQSRPTFAWEERLWRDGLRWVAGIDEAGRGPLAGPVVAAAVVFPPGWSSPWLAQVDDSKRLSPSRRASLAVLIRKAAFGVGVGVASVGEIDSLGILGATRRAMQRAISALPVRPQALLVDAVALDVQGIPCWPLVRGDRLSLSIAAASIIAKVERDALMETLDAQYPGYGFRQHKGYPTPAHLYALRRLGPCPAHRASFAPVRAVKLSGGKG from the coding sequence ATGGCTAGGTCTGTGCATCAGAGTCGCCCCACCTTCGCGTGGGAGGAGCGTCTGTGGCGGGATGGTCTGCGCTGGGTGGCGGGGATAGACGAGGCAGGGAGGGGACCTTTGGCGGGGCCAGTGGTGGCGGCGGCTGTGGTGTTCCCTCCGGGCTGGAGCTCCCCGTGGCTGGCCCAGGTGGACGACAGTAAGCGCCTTTCCCCCTCTCGACGGGCCTCGTTGGCCGTGCTCATTCGGAAAGCAGCGTTCGGGGTCGGCGTGGGCGTCGCCAGCGTGGGGGAGATCGATAGCCTGGGCATTCTCGGGGCCACCCGCAGAGCCATGCAGCGGGCCATCAGCGCACTCCCCGTGCGCCCCCAGGCCCTGTTGGTAGACGCTGTCGCCCTGGACGTTCAGGGTATCCCCTGCTGGCCCCTTGTGCGGGGCGACCGCCTCTCTCTCTCCATCGCCGCCGCCTCCATCATCGCCAAAGTGGAACGGGATGCCCTCATGGAGACCCTGGATGCCCAGTATCCCGGCTATGGCTTCCGGCAACACAAGGGCTACCCCACACCCGCCCACCTTTACGCCTTACGCCGTTTGGGGCCTTGCCCCGCCCATCGCGCATCCTTCGCCCCCGTCCGCGCCGTCAAGCTGTCTGGAGGCAAGGGATGA
- a CDS encoding alpha-ketoacid dehydrogenase subunit beta has translation MAVRELRFREAINEALRQEMERDPTVFIMGEDIAGGAGRAHLGIIDAWGGAFRVTKGLITRFGPERVRDTPISEAGFIGAAIGAASVGMRPVVELMFVDFAGVCLDQIINNAAKMRYMYGGQVKVPVTIITRIGAGVGSAAQHSESFYSIFAHFPGLKGVAPSDPYTAKGLLISAIRDDDPVIVFEHKKLYGRTGPVPEEPYTVPIGKARVLKEGRDITLVGISLMTSECLSAAETLAKEGIDAEVIDLLSVAPIDYDTVLDSVRKTHRLVVVDEDNPRCSVASEIEAMVAEEAFDYLDAPPRKVTPPHTPVPYSRPLEDLYIPNAERIVRVVKSLLGR, from the coding sequence ATGGCCGTCCGCGAACTACGCTTCCGCGAAGCCATCAACGAGGCCCTACGCCAGGAGATGGAGCGCGACCCCACCGTGTTCATTATGGGGGAGGACATTGCCGGCGGAGCCGGGCGCGCCCACCTGGGCATCATAGACGCCTGGGGCGGGGCCTTCCGCGTCACCAAGGGCTTGATCACCCGCTTCGGCCCCGAACGGGTGCGGGACACGCCCATCAGCGAAGCGGGCTTCATCGGGGCGGCGATTGGGGCCGCCAGCGTGGGCATGCGCCCTGTGGTGGAGTTGATGTTCGTGGACTTTGCAGGCGTCTGTCTAGACCAGATCATCAACAACGCCGCCAAGATGCGCTATATGTATGGGGGCCAGGTGAAGGTGCCCGTGACCATTATCACCCGCATCGGGGCGGGGGTCGGCTCCGCCGCCCAGCACAGCGAGTCCTTCTACAGCATCTTCGCCCACTTCCCCGGCTTGAAGGGGGTGGCCCCCTCCGACCCCTACACCGCCAAAGGCCTCCTCATCTCCGCCATCCGCGACGACGACCCCGTCATCGTCTTTGAGCACAAGAAACTCTACGGGCGCACAGGGCCAGTGCCCGAAGAGCCGTATACTGTCCCCATCGGCAAGGCGCGGGTGCTCAAAGAGGGGAGGGACATCACCCTGGTGGGCATCTCCCTTATGACCTCCGAGTGCCTGTCGGCCGCCGAAACCCTAGCCAAAGAGGGCATAGACGCCGAGGTGATAGACCTCCTGAGCGTCGCCCCTATAGACTACGACACCGTGCTGGACTCGGTGCGCAAGACCCATCGCCTGGTGGTCGTGGATGAGGACAACCCCCGCTGCAGCGTCGCTTCGGAGATTGAGGCGATGGTAGCCGAGGAGGCCTTTGACTACCTGGACGCCCCACCCCGCAAGGTTACCCCACCCCACACACCCGTCCCCTATAGCCGGCCCCTGGAGGACCTGTATATCCCCAACGCTGAGCGCATCGTGCGGGTGGTGAAAAGCCTGCTCGGGCGCTAA
- a CDS encoding OsmC family protein, with translation MYVRRKGWAVESITAQVSHQRVPVEQKVPSEGPPPLEELIRVEVTVRGKLDEEQKARLLDIVKRCPVHRTLSTPPRFEETLTVVS, from the coding sequence ATGTACGTGAGGAGGAAAGGATGGGCAGTGGAGTCTATCACCGCCCAAGTGTCTCACCAGAGGGTGCCGGTGGAGCAGAAGGTTCCTTCTGAAGGCCCCCCTCCTCTGGAGGAACTCATTCGCGTGGAAGTAACCGTGCGGGGCAAACTGGACGAGGAGCAGAAGGCGCGCCTTCTGGACATTGTGAAACGGTGCCCTGTGCATCGCACCCTCTCCACTCCCCCACGCTTTGAGGAGACCCTCACAGTGGTCTCGTGA